Below is a window of Allomuricauda ruestringensis DSM 13258 DNA.
TTGTTTCTGCGGATTTCACCTCTTGGACCCCATTTTTGACCGTTTTCTTTTTTGGTTTGATGTTCCTCGGAGGTTCTGCGGGTTCAACTGCAGGGGGAATCAAGGTAATGCGCCACTTGTTGATCATTAAAAATGGTATTTTGGAATTTAAGCGGACCTTGCACCCAAATGCTATCATACCTGTTCGGTACAATCAGAAAACGGTTACAGAGCATATTGTTTACAATGTGATAGCTTTTTTTGTACTGTATATGCTGCTCTTTATTATAGGTTCGTTGGTGTTAGGCCTCTTGGGCTTGGACTTTGTATCGGCCGTTGGAGGTTCTGCTTCTTCGCTGGGCAATGTAGGCCCCGCTTTGGGTAGTTTAAACCCGGTCAGCAATTATAACAGCCTTCCTGCGGCTGGTAAATGGTGGTGTAGTTTTTTGATGCTTTTGGGCCGATTGGAGCTGTTCACTGTTCTGATCTTGCTTACCCCATATTTCTGGAAAAAGACCTAATAAAAAACCCCTTGGAGTTTACTCCAAGAGGTTTTTATTGATTTATCGTGAGATGCTGAAACAGGTTCAGCATAGCATCTTAATATATTTTTAAAGCACGGCCTTAATTCGGGCAATGGCTTCTTTCAATTCTTTTTCTGATGCTGCGTAGGATATACGAATGCAATTGGGGTTTCCGAAAGCTTCACCGGTAACCGTGGCCACATTGGCGTGCTCCAACAAATACAGTGAAAAATCTGAAGCATTGTTAATGGTAACACCGTTCAAGGTTTTTCCAAAGAAATCAGAAATATCGGGGAACACATAAAATGCACCCTCGGGCACGTTGAGGTTAAACCCTTCTATTTCTCCCAAAAGCCCAAGTACAAGATCCCTTCTTTCATGGAACTTATCGATCATAAACTGGATTTTGCTCACGGGAGCCTCCAATGCGGTGATTACGGCACGCTGAGCAATGGCATTTGCTCCGCTGGTCACCTGTCCTTGCAATTTGGTGCAACCTTTGGCAATCCATTCCGGTGCACCGATATAACCGATACGCCATCCCGTCATGGCAAATGCCTTGGATACCCCATTCACGGTAACGGTTCTGTCATACATACCATCAATACCGGCGATACTTGTGTGTCCGCCATCGGTAAAATTGATATGTTCGTAGATTTCATCCGATACTACATAAATATCGGGATGTTTTTTTAGTACCTCTGCCAAACCTTCCAACTCTTCTTTGCTGTACACGGAACCGCTAGGGTTACATGGTGAGCTAAACCAAATCATACGGGTTTTTGGGGTTATGGCAGCCTCCAATTGTGCTGGAGTCATTTTAAAATCGGTATCAATCTGTGTGGTGACCTCTACCGGAACACCCTCGGCCAATTTTACGATGTCGCTGTAACTTACCCAATACGGAGCGGGAAGAATTACTTCATCACCAGGGTTAAGAACCACCATGGCCACATTAAAGAGCGATTGCTTCGCTCCCGTGGATACCACAATTTGGTTCAAACCATAGTCAAGGTTGTTATCTCTTTTGAATTTATTTGAAATCGCGGCTTTTAGCTCTGCATACCCATCAACAGGGGTGTAGCTGCTATAATTCTCGTCGATGGCCTGCTTTGCGGCATCTTTTATAAAATCAGGGATGTTGAAGTCGGGTTCCCCCAAGCTCAAACCTATAATATCCTTTCCTTCATTTCGTAATTCCCGCGCTTTGGCAGCCATGGCCAAAGTTGCTGACGTGGACATGTTCTTGATCCTGTCAGATAAATGGTTGCTCATTGATACTTCGTTTTTACTGATATTGAAGCGTTGGTTTTTTACCTAGCTCCTTTAAGTGTTTGAAGTGCGAAATTATAGCTTTTCTGGTAGTTTTATATTCGTGATAAGGCAAATTGAACTCCTGAGCAGTCTGTTTCACAATTTTGGAAATATTTGTGTAATGTATATGGCTGATGTTAGGGAAGATATGATGTTCCACCTGATGGTTCAATCCCCCGGTAAACCAGTTTACGATTCTGTTTTTAGTACCAAAATTCACAGTGGTGAACAATTGGTGAATGGCCCAAGTGTTCTTCATGTTTCCTTCCTCATCTGGCAAGGGGGTTTCTGCATGGTCCACAATGTGTGCCAATTGGAAAACCACACTCAGGATCACTCCTGCAACGTAGTGCATAATAAAGAACCCAAGCAATACTTGCCACCAGGCAATGTCAACAAAAATCAACGGGAGAACAATCCAAATGGTTATATAGATTACTTTTGTTATAACCAATGTACTCCAGTTAATTACGGGATTAGGTAGCTTTCCGTAGCTCAATTTCCTCTTCATATAACGGTACATCTGCTGGAAATCCGTGGTTATTGCCCAATTAAAGGTCAATAGGCCATATAGTAAAATGGAATAGTAATGTTGAAATTTATGATGCTTTCTCCACTCGGCATGTTTGGAGAACCTTAAGATTCTTCCAGCTTCCATGTCCTCGTCATGTTCGTGTATGTTTGTGTACGTATGGTGCAGTACATTGTGCTGAACTTGCCAGTTGTAAACATTACCGGCCAAAATGTAAATACTGCTTCCCATGAGTTTGTTTACCCATTTTTTATTGGAGTAAGCACCGTGATTTCCATCGTGCATTACGTTCATTCCAACGCCGGCCATTCCAACACCCATAGTGATGGAAAGTAGAAGATAGCCCCAGAAAGGCAGGTTTAAGGTTAATATTAAAAAGTAGGGGGTCAAAAAAATGGCAAACATCACAATGGTTTTCAAGTGAAGTTTCCAGTTTCCGGTTTTCTTGAGGTTATTTTCTTTGAAGTATTCATTAACTCTCTTGTTCAGCGTTCTGAAAAATTGTGCTGAATCTCTTCTTGAAAACCGGATGGTATTCTTATCCATAAAAAAAATTTTTACAAAGGTAACTAAAATGCTTCTTTAGAGTCACAACGTTTTGTTAGAACGGTGTTAAGGTCTATAAAAGTATTAATTTTGACAAAAATAACGTTTGGAACATGAAAGCGGAACTCATCTTTAAATATTTTACGACACTCAACGACGAGCAAAAGCAACAGTTCATAAAGTTGGAGGCGTTGTACCAAGACTGGAACCAGAAAATCAATGTGGTTTCCAGAAAGGATATAGATGAGCTCTATTTGCGCCATGTTCTTCATTCTGTAGGTATAGCAAAGGTTCAAGTGTTTAACGAAGGAGCCCAAATCTTGGATGTGGGAACGGGCGGAGGCTTTCCGGGCATTCCCTTGGCCATCTTATTTCCAAACGTAAAATTTACCCTTGTTGATGCAATCGGTAAAAAAATAAAAGTTGTTAATGAGGTGGTGGAAGGACTCGGATTGAAGAATGTTGAAACCCATCACTCCCGTGTGGAGGAAATTCCCGGACAATATGATTTTATTGTAAGCAGGGCAGTGGCTGCGATGCCAACATTTGTGCACTGGACCAAGGGAAAAATTAAGAAGGATTCAGCACACCAGCGAAAAAATGGCATACTTTACCTTAAAGGCGGAGACCTTACGGAAGAGTTGAAGGGTTACGGGACCGTTCAAGTATTTGATTTAAACGAGTATTTCGAAGAGGATTTCTTTGAGACCAAAAAAGTAGTGTACTTGCCCCAGAAGTTTAAGCCAGTATAGCTTTAATAGTTTTACTTGGTGCTTAATACTAAATCCCAAAAGCGGATGTCCTTTTTTAGAGGGTCAAATATTTCCTCGTCTCGAATCATGTTTTTTTTGGAGCCATCAAGTTCAATGGCTTTGGTTATGCTTGAAAGTGATTCTTCATACTCTTTTTTGCCCATGTGCACGAGTGCTTTTAAGTACCACAAATAATAATATGTATTGTTTAACCTTATGGCAATGTTCAGTTGCTCGGTCATTTGAACAGTTTCTCCTTTTGTATAAAATAGCCAGCTTTTTAACCCCGTTAAGATTGCTTTTTGCTCTTTGGAGCTTACTTTTTTTAAGGCAAGGTCCAATTCGTGATGTGCCTCTTCAATTTTATTGTCAAAGCACAGACTTATGCATTGCCATTGGGTAACCTCCAACCATCGGGGAGTATTGAGTTCAAGGGCTTTTTTAAAGGCTTCTGCGGATTTACCATATTTTTTTAAATGATAAAAATTGCTGCCAAGTTTAATCCAATGTGCTGCAGATGTGGGTTCATTTTCAATTTTTTCTTCACTGGATTTTACAGCAGCCTTGAATTTTTCTTTCATGTAGGAGCTATTGTTGTAATTGGTGTTATATTCTAAATTGACTTTGTTGCTTTCAAAATACAATAGGCTTAGTTGCTCTTCAATGGTTTTAAGAGTTGTTTTCAAGGTCTTGGGTTTTTCTTTGGCGAGCATTCGAAGTGTTTTAAGAGCGTCGATTTTCTTTGCCCTGATTTTTGCATGTTTTGAAAGAATGCCCAATAACCGTATAAACGATGCTTCTGCCAACGGAATATTGTTTTCTGCCATATATATTTTTCCCAAATAGTAGTGGGCTTCCGGCAGTGCCTTGTTGATATTTAATGCAGTCTGGAACTGTTCTTTGCTTAGAGGGAGGTTTGATTTGTAAAAAAGGATTTCCCCATAAGAAATAAGTGCCTCCACGTTCTCTGGATTGTATTGGAGGGATTTGATTAGCCTTGTTATCGAACTTTGGTACGCATCTTTGTCGGTTTTTAGAAGTTCAATCTTTAAGTTGTCTTCTCTTCCATAGGTGTGGAATTCACTGGAAATCATTTTTTTTAATTCAATGTTGTTTGGGTTTTTCCGAACTATTTCTTCATAAGTTTTAAGTTTTGATTCCAAAAAATCATCATTGCACCAGTAGCGTCTGTAGTTTGCCCTGCCATTTTGTACCTGAAAGTGGTCTACCCAATTTTCGTACATCTCATTGGTCAATATTTCTATGTCTTCTACATAATTTCCTAACCAATAAATAGTTTGGGACAGATACTTCATGTCGCCAAACCATTTTTCAGCTGTATAATTGATTTCAATATAGGTACAGTCTTTATCAAGGTTTCGCGATTGGTGAAAATTACTCCTGCTATTAAGAATTCTTACGACTCTACCCATTGGGGGCGAGAGCAGCCGTAGTCTTTTTATGATGACTTGGCTATACTCAGGTTTAATTTTCATTAAAATACTGTGCCGGTCATGGTTTGATTTGAAAAAAACATCATTCCTTACTTCCTTTGTTTTTATGTACAAGAGTTTGGTGCACTGTAGTTCCTCTTCAAAACAATTCTGAAAGTAGGTTTTGGGGTCAAAATCATTGTCAAATATATTGGTTTCGTTCGGTGTTGAATATCTATTGGCGGCGTGAATAGGTCTGCTATCCATATAGCTGAGGTATACATCGGCAGTGCCCTGTTCGTTCTTGGCAAACCCCATAGCTATTTTTAAATACTGAAGTTCAGTGCAAGCAAAGGTCTCCAAACTATTTAAAATCCGTTTGGCCTTATGTATTTCGTTTTGCTCTAACAGTACAATAAGGTAAATGTGGTAATGAAGATAGGTTTCGGTGAGTTCTTTGGTATTTTGGGTAGGATAGAAATAGAAATAATCATCCAATGTGCTGATTACCTTTGTAGGGTTGTCCTTTTCCAAGTGAAAAATGGCAAGCTGCAAAGAAATATATGTGTCCAATAAACGATTGCTTGAGGATACGGCGAATGCTTTGGTGTATGCCCCAAGTGCAATTTTATATTCATCAATAGCTGCGTAGAGCTCTGCTTCTACACAATAAATCCATGCATCTTTTAGGCTTTCAATAGTTGCTAAACAATCTTTTAATGCTGTTTTGTAATTGGACGCCTTGGAATATTTGAAGATGTATTCAAAACAATGTTGAATGGTATCGTTCCCAGAGTCTTTGTTGGACCTATCTAAATTGTTTTTCATTATTGCTACAACTGTTGAGTTTGTGCAATAGGAGTCTATTAAGATAAATAGGAGGTTGTTCCTGATGCTGGATTATATTCCAAAGATAAGAGAATAAGGTGAAATTAGGATGTAAGGTGTTATGTTAATGAATCTTAGCTAAAAGTGCTAATTCATTAGTTCGTAAAGAGGAGGTCGATAATGAAATTTGTTTTCACAAGAATTGAAATCAAATACTGTACATCCTTTTATATACCAATCTGCATTTGCGGGCATAATCCTTGGCATATTGCCATAATTGCTCATACTTTTTAATCGCCAATTTCACCCATGCATTGATTCTAACTGTCATAACTAACTGATTTAGTATTATAAAATTAAATAGATTACATTTAATTTACAATTAGTTAACGTTAATTTTACATTTAAATTGTAGGTTGACTTCCCTTGAGGCTTTCTATCGAGGTAAATTTATTTTTGGTATGTTGATTTCTAGGTGTTTACTTATACAGGTCGTTTGTGTCAGCTTCGGCAATATCTACAAAAAGTTGTCCCATTTTTGCGCAAATTAGGTTAAAGAACACCTCACCTTTTTCCTTGGTGGCTTTGTTGGGGTCGCCTACACCGGTATCCTCGCTTATTTTGGACCAAGGACGTTCTGTCCATGCCCATCCTTCGGAAAAGGCCTTGATCTTGTTTTTGAATTCTTTTCCATCGCCCCATTCTTCTTTGGGCAATACCAATTCTGGCGTTAGATGGAGAATAAGGCTGGTTTCCATTTCACCGGCGTGATCGCCGGAGTTATCAAAAACCCCTGATTCATTTCCAAGGTTAAACCAATTGGTAACGCAAAGGAACATGTCGGGGAAAAGTAACCCTAGTTCCCTGATAATGGCCTTCCAATTGTTGCCGCCATGACTATTTAGGATCATAAATTTTTTTATACCCTGACGATTCAAAACTGTGAGAATATCTTTTAAAATCGCAAATTGTGTACTGGGGTTTAAGTTCATGTCCAGGTAAATGTCGGATTGCCCGGTGTTCACCCCAAAGGGAATGGTAGGCAATACAATTATCTTGCTCCCTTGTTCCCAAGCAATCTTGGCCGATTCTTCGGCAATGCACGAGCCTTCGATCACATCGGTTGCATAGGGGAGGTGGTAGTTGTGCGCTTCGGTGGCGCCCCAAGGCAATATGGCAAGGTCAATAGATTCGTCTTTTAGATGTTTCCAGTTGGTTTCAGCCAAAATATAAGGTCTGGGCATGAGTGTTATAAGTTAGGTTAAACAAAAAAGCCGTCATTTTGTAATGACGGCCTTTAAAATAGGTGTTTTTTGTTTTATCCCAAAAATGGATATCTATAATCCTCGGGGGTAACAAAAGTTTCCTTGATCAATCTGGGGGAAACCCATCGTAGAAGGTTCTGCATAGATCCTGCCTTGTCGTTGGTCCCCGATGCCCTTGCACCGCCAAAAGGCTGTTGTCCCACAACGGCTCCGGTGGGCTTGTCGTTGATGTAGAAGTTCCCTGCGGAATTCTGCAAGGCCTTCGTGGCCTCGTCAATAGAGTAGCGGTCCCCGGACAGTACAGCTCCAGTGAGGCCATACTCCGATGTACCGTCCACTAACTTCAAAGCCTCGCTCCAATCCTTATCCTCATAAACGTATACGGTGACCACTGGACCAAAGAGTTCGGTATACATGGTCTCGTACTGTGGGTTGGTGGTCAATATTACCGTGGGCTCTATAAAATACCCTACGGATTTATCGTAATTACCTCCTGCGATGATTTCGGCATCGTCATCGGCTTTGGCTTGATCAATGTACTTGGCCAACTTGTCGAAAGAGCCTTCGTGGATCACGGCATTGATAAAATTGCCCATGTCCTCTGGGGAGCCCGGCTTGTTGAAGGATGCAATGTCCTTTTTTACCAGTTCCAAAATCTCATTGGCAGTGGATTTGGGCAGATACACCCGTGAAGCGGCACTACATTTTTGCCCTTGGAACTCAAAGGCGCCCCTGCTGATGGCCGTGGCCACCTGTTGGGGCTTGGCCGTTGGGTGGGCGAGGATAAAATCTTTTCCGCCCGTTTCGCCAACAATCCTGGGGTATGTTTTGTACTTGTGGATATTGTTTCCGATCTGTTTCCAAAGATTTTTGAATACATCGGTAGATCCCGTAAAGTGGATCCCCGTAAAGTCCGGGCTGTCCAACACCGTGTCGGAGATCATGACCGGATCTCCGTAAACTACATTGATTACCCCATCGGGCAGTCCAGCTTCCTTGAGCACATCAACAATCACTTTTGCGGAATAAATTTGGCTGTCACTCGGTTTCCATACCACCACGTTGCCCATCATAGCGGCACTGGTGGGAAGATTCCCTGCAATTGCCGTGAAGTTGAACGGGGTTATGGCGTATACAAATCCTTCCAAGGGACGGTATTCCACGCGATTCCATACTCCTTCGGAAGATTCCGGTTGTTCGCTGTATATCTGGGACATATATTCTACGTTGAAGCGAAGGAAGTCCACGATCTCGCAGGCAGAATCAATCTCGGCCTGATAAATATTTTTGGACTGGGCCAACATGGTGGCAGCGTTCATTTTTTGACGGTAAGGTCCAGCAATCAGTTCGGCGGCCTTTAAAAAAATGGCGCAACGCTGTTCCCAGGTCAAATTGGCCCAAGCATTCCTAGCCTCCAAACAATTGGAGATGGCCTTTTCCACGTGTGCTTTCTCGGCAAGGTGATATTGTCCAATTACATGTTTATGGTCGTGGGGAGGGGACAGGGGCCTGGTGTTGCCCGTCTTTATCTCCTCGCTTCCAATGTAGAGCGGAACCTCCACTTTACCGTTATAAAATGCTTTATATTGTTTCAGTACTTCTTCTCGTTCGGGAGAACCCGGAGCATAGCTCAAAACAGGCTCGTTGTATGCAGTTGGAACTTGAAAAAATCCTTTTCCCATAGAAATGTTTTTTAGAGTTGTACAATTCTATCAAAGGTAATGAAACAGGGACCGAAAATAAAATGATGCCAATTAGTTTATGGCGAAGGGAGCTGCAAACTTAAACGTGGGAATCTCGACCTCGAACTCTTCTGCATTGGTAAAGTTAACCATACGATAATGGCCACGCATGGCCCCTACGGGTGATGCCAAGAGGCAACCTGAGCTGTATGTATGCGATTTGCCCGGTTTTATAACAGGTTTTCTGCCAATTACACCTTCTCCGTCAATGGTCTCCATGTCCTTGAGGGCGTCAAATACATCCCAGTGTCTGGCAGTGAGCTGAACGGTGTCCTTGCTTAGGTTCTCTATGGTTATGGTGTAGCCAAACGCATAGTGTACCTTATAGTTTTTAAAGAAGGTTCCTTCGAAAGAAGTGCGTACCGATATTTTAATTCCTTTTGTTACCTGTGTAAACATAACTATCAATAGGTTAAACCGCTTCCCGCAAACGTTACTATGATCGTAAAAAAGGCCAGGATCATAAATACCGTGTTCAGAAAGATGTATTTCACAATGGTTTTAAATCTTCCTTGTCCGTAAAATTTTCGCATGGCCTTATAAAGGTAAAAGGCAAAAATCAACAGAAAGATTCCTGAGCTGTTTATATTGAATATGGTATCCAATGTGAGGCTAAGGATGAGCAAGATAAACAAGAGGGACTGATTGTGGAAACTAAAAATAAGATGATCGGTGTAGGTATAATTTTTTCTGATGTAAACCAACCAAATGAAGACCGTAAACACCGGCATAAAGAAAAATATAACGAAAGGAAGTTTGGATATGGTACTATTTACCCAACTCCCCGGTTCTTTTATTGCCCTTAAAATACTGTTTGCGGAGTTGAACGCCATTTTATTGGACCATGTGTTTTCGATATCATATTTAAGAGCGGCCTGATCATAGGAGGTCAAAGTGTCCCTTTTGATGGTTTTGGTGAAAAAATCAATTTTTTTAAAGAAAGCATTTAAATTGGATTTGCTCTTCAGTCCATTGAAATACGCTTTGGGGTTAGAGAGCATTATGGAGTCCCTTTTAGTAATTTCATTATTAATCAACGTACCGAGCCCGGAAAGGGTGTCCAATTGTTTTAATTGATTCCTTGTCTCGGGATCTTCGCCTGCCAACGAGTCCAGTTGGGCCAGTGCCTGGGTCTTTTGCCTTTCCAGTTTGGTGCTGTCCACACCTAAATTGCCCGAATCCGTGTTAAAGACCAGGGGTGTGCCACCTATGTCTCCGTTGAATTTGCTTACATCTCTGTCCCAACTGGAAAACTGGTTATTATAGGTGAACATCAAAAAATAGAGAAAGGCCAAACTCAACAAAAACCGGAATGGGTTGGTGTAAGTTATCCTTTTGCCATTTACGTAGTCCTTTGTAATTCTTCCGGGTCTAAGTAAAAGGGCCGAGAGTGATTTTATTAGCTTGGAATCGTAATTGATCAGGCCCGAGAAGAACTCGTCAATAAAGTCTTTGAGGGTTAACTTCTTGGTACTGTTGGCCTGTGAGCAATTAGGGCAGTACTTATCACTGATGTCCAATGAATGCCCGCAGTTAAGGCATTTAACACCCCTAAACTTTAGTTCGTAGCGACCTTTGGTGATCAAACCATCTTTTTTCCCCATACCTTTTTTAAGGATTTAGGGCTAAAGATAATTAATTACTGATATTCCTGGAGTTGACGGAGCCTATACCTATTATACTATCGTACATGTCCCCAAAATCTCTATAATAAACCAAGATCAGGTAGTTGTTCTCCGTAAAGTGGAAGTTGCCACTCACTAAATTGGGTTCAATAGTGCCATCTTCCCTTTGTACAACATACTTATAATTGTAAAAGCCCTGTTTCATCATCAAAGTGGCTTCAAACTTCCCGGTTGATTCGTTGAACGTCATTCTGTTCTCATCGCCCAGCGCATAATTGTTGAACTTTCCAATCACATAAACATTGTCAAGCCCTATTTGGTTGGTATAGGGTAGGCTAAAGTGGACCTTGGAATATTCGGCCTCTCTGGAAACATCTTCTCCTTGAAGCGTCCTAACCACAAAATCGCCATTAATATCCGGAAAGTAGGTGTATTCTTTGTCGTACCTGTATTGGTTGGTGAACAAATAATGGTGGTACACCTCCCTCATTTCAATATTGGATATGGCAAAGCTGGGGGAACGAAGGTCTTTGGTGTCGAAGTTTAGGTATTCGTTGCCGCCAAAAAAGCTGGTCTCCTCGTTGTATTTGTAAACCAGCTCCGTACCAATGGTAAATTGAGGTTTAATGTTGTATAGTGCCGTGGGCCAATGATGGTTTTGTATGATGGCTACTTTTACCTCCTTTTTTGGGTTGACCACGTTAAAAGAAGCTGTGTTGATATTAAACTGTACCACCTGCTTTGTATTGATGAAGTTAAAATCCCGAGACCTTTTTACAGCGCCTGCAACGGAAACCACATCTCGGTATACCACAAACCTTCTAGAGAATTGAAGATCGCCATAACT
It encodes the following:
- a CDS encoding pyridoxal phosphate-dependent aminotransferase, whose product is MSNHLSDRIKNMSTSATLAMAAKARELRNEGKDIIGLSLGEPDFNIPDFIKDAAKQAIDENYSSYTPVDGYAELKAAISNKFKRDNNLDYGLNQIVVSTGAKQSLFNVAMVVLNPGDEVILPAPYWVSYSDIVKLAEGVPVEVTTQIDTDFKMTPAQLEAAITPKTRMIWFSSPCNPSGSVYSKEELEGLAEVLKKHPDIYVVSDEIYEHINFTDGGHTSIAGIDGMYDRTVTVNGVSKAFAMTGWRIGYIGAPEWIAKGCTKLQGQVTSGANAIAQRAVITALEAPVSKIQFMIDKFHERRDLVLGLLGEIEGFNLNVPEGAFYVFPDISDFFGKTLNGVTINNASDFSLYLLEHANVATVTGEAFGNPNCIRISYAASEKELKEAIARIKAVL
- a CDS encoding fatty acid desaturase family protein, with protein sequence MDKNTIRFSRRDSAQFFRTLNKRVNEYFKENNLKKTGNWKLHLKTIVMFAIFLTPYFLILTLNLPFWGYLLLSITMGVGMAGVGMNVMHDGNHGAYSNKKWVNKLMGSSIYILAGNVYNWQVQHNVLHHTYTNIHEHDEDMEAGRILRFSKHAEWRKHHKFQHYYSILLYGLLTFNWAITTDFQQMYRYMKRKLSYGKLPNPVINWSTLVITKVIYITIWIVLPLIFVDIAWWQVLLGFFIMHYVAGVILSVVFQLAHIVDHAETPLPDEEGNMKNTWAIHQLFTTVNFGTKNRIVNWFTGGLNHQVEHHIFPNISHIHYTNISKIVKQTAQEFNLPYHEYKTTRKAIISHFKHLKELGKKPTLQYQ
- the rsmG gene encoding 16S rRNA (guanine(527)-N(7))-methyltransferase RsmG, coding for MKAELIFKYFTTLNDEQKQQFIKLEALYQDWNQKINVVSRKDIDELYLRHVLHSVGIAKVQVFNEGAQILDVGTGGGFPGIPLAILFPNVKFTLVDAIGKKIKVVNEVVEGLGLKNVETHHSRVEEIPGQYDFIVSRAVAAMPTFVHWTKGKIKKDSAHQRKNGILYLKGGDLTEELKGYGTVQVFDLNEYFEEDFFETKKVVYLPQKFKPV
- a CDS encoding TPR end-of-group domain-containing protein; this encodes MKNNLDRSNKDSGNDTIQHCFEYIFKYSKASNYKTALKDCLATIESLKDAWIYCVEAELYAAIDEYKIALGAYTKAFAVSSSNRLLDTYISLQLAIFHLEKDNPTKVISTLDDYFYFYPTQNTKELTETYLHYHIYLIVLLEQNEIHKAKRILNSLETFACTELQYLKIAMGFAKNEQGTADVYLSYMDSRPIHAANRYSTPNETNIFDNDFDPKTYFQNCFEEELQCTKLLYIKTKEVRNDVFFKSNHDRHSILMKIKPEYSQVIIKRLRLLSPPMGRVVRILNSRSNFHQSRNLDKDCTYIEINYTAEKWFGDMKYLSQTIYWLGNYVEDIEILTNEMYENWVDHFQVQNGRANYRRYWCNDDFLESKLKTYEEIVRKNPNNIELKKMISSEFHTYGREDNLKIELLKTDKDAYQSSITRLIKSLQYNPENVEALISYGEILFYKSNLPLSKEQFQTALNINKALPEAHYYLGKIYMAENNIPLAEASFIRLLGILSKHAKIRAKKIDALKTLRMLAKEKPKTLKTTLKTIEEQLSLLYFESNKVNLEYNTNYNNSSYMKEKFKAAVKSSEEKIENEPTSAAHWIKLGSNFYHLKKYGKSAEAFKKALELNTPRWLEVTQWQCISLCFDNKIEEAHHELDLALKKVSSKEQKAILTGLKSWLFYTKGETVQMTEQLNIAIRLNNTYYYLWYLKALVHMGKKEYEESLSSITKAIELDGSKKNMIRDEEIFDPLKKDIRFWDLVLSTK
- a CDS encoding creatininase family protein — encoded protein: MPRPYILAETNWKHLKDESIDLAILPWGATEAHNYHLPYATDVIEGSCIAEESAKIAWEQGSKIIVLPTIPFGVNTGQSDIYLDMNLNPSTQFAILKDILTVLNRQGIKKFMILNSHGGNNWKAIIRELGLLFPDMFLCVTNWFNLGNESGVFDNSGDHAGEMETSLILHLTPELVLPKEEWGDGKEFKNKIKAFSEGWAWTERPWSKISEDTGVGDPNKATKEKGEVFFNLICAKMGQLFVDIAEADTNDLYK
- the pruA gene encoding L-glutamate gamma-semialdehyde dehydrogenase; amino-acid sequence: MGKGFFQVPTAYNEPVLSYAPGSPEREEVLKQYKAFYNGKVEVPLYIGSEEIKTGNTRPLSPPHDHKHVIGQYHLAEKAHVEKAISNCLEARNAWANLTWEQRCAIFLKAAELIAGPYRQKMNAATMLAQSKNIYQAEIDSACEIVDFLRFNVEYMSQIYSEQPESSEGVWNRVEYRPLEGFVYAITPFNFTAIAGNLPTSAAMMGNVVVWKPSDSQIYSAKVIVDVLKEAGLPDGVINVVYGDPVMISDTVLDSPDFTGIHFTGSTDVFKNLWKQIGNNIHKYKTYPRIVGETGGKDFILAHPTAKPQQVATAISRGAFEFQGQKCSAASRVYLPKSTANEILELVKKDIASFNKPGSPEDMGNFINAVIHEGSFDKLAKYIDQAKADDDAEIIAGGNYDKSVGYFIEPTVILTTNPQYETMYTELFGPVVTVYVYEDKDWSEALKLVDGTSEYGLTGAVLSGDRYSIDEATKALQNSAGNFYINDKPTGAVVGQQPFGGARASGTNDKAGSMQNLLRWVSPRLIKETFVTPEDYRYPFLG
- the apaG gene encoding Co2+/Mg2+ efflux protein ApaG; the encoded protein is MFTQVTKGIKISVRTSFEGTFFKNYKVHYAFGYTITIENLSKDTVQLTARHWDVFDALKDMETIDGEGVIGRKPVIKPGKSHTYSSGCLLASPVGAMRGHYRMVNFTNAEEFEVEIPTFKFAAPFAIN
- a CDS encoding DUF3667 domain-containing protein yields the protein MGKKDGLITKGRYELKFRGVKCLNCGHSLDISDKYCPNCSQANSTKKLTLKDFIDEFFSGLINYDSKLIKSLSALLLRPGRITKDYVNGKRITYTNPFRFLLSLAFLYFLMFTYNNQFSSWDRDVSKFNGDIGGTPLVFNTDSGNLGVDSTKLERQKTQALAQLDSLAGEDPETRNQLKQLDTLSGLGTLINNEITKRDSIMLSNPKAYFNGLKSKSNLNAFFKKIDFFTKTIKRDTLTSYDQAALKYDIENTWSNKMAFNSANSILRAIKEPGSWVNSTISKLPFVIFFFMPVFTVFIWLVYIRKNYTYTDHLIFSFHNQSLLFILLILSLTLDTIFNINSSGIFLLIFAFYLYKAMRKFYGQGRFKTIVKYIFLNTVFMILAFFTIIVTFAGSGLTY
- a CDS encoding DUF5103 domain-containing protein, which produces MRFIFILSLLGLMATPAFGQVMEEVNPPENIKSVVFKGPTEDQFPVIQLGESITLEFDDLTANEQDYYYKIVHCDYDWTPSQLLKSQYLSGADNQRIIDYENSYTTLQPYSNYRLTIPNNNVKLTVSGNFVLEIYNSYGDLQFSRRFVVYRDVVSVAGAVKRSRDFNFINTKQVVQFNINTASFNVVNPKKEVKVAIIQNHHWPTALYNIKPQFTIGTELVYKYNEETSFFGGNEYLNFDTKDLRSPSFAISNIEMREVYHHYLFTNQYRYDKEYTYFPDINGDFVVRTLQGEDVSREAEYSKVHFSLPYTNQIGLDNVYVIGKFNNYALGDENRMTFNESTGKFEATLMMKQGFYNYKYVVQREDGTIEPNLVSGNFHFTENNYLILVYYRDFGDMYDSIIGIGSVNSRNISN